The Mycobacterium paragordonae genome includes a region encoding these proteins:
- a CDS encoding L,D-transpeptidase has product MAPLRRRRSWLAAAMVLVAVFGVACSSGPSAPVAAKVIENKGTPFADLLVPKLTSSVTDGAVGVTVDAPVTVSVADGVLASVAMVNDNGRAIAGQLSPDGLHWQTTEQLGYNRRYTLNAKATGLGGAVTRQMSFQTSSPAHLTMPYVVPSDGEVVGIGQPVAIRFDENISDRSAAEKAIKITTNPPVEGAFYWLNRREVRWRPEHYWKPGTNVDVAVNTYGVDLGEGMFGEDNVKMHFTIGDEMIASVDDSTKIITVRINGEVVKTMPTSMGKDSTPTNNGVYIVGARFKHIIMDSSTYGVPVNSPNGYRTDVDWATQISYSGIFVHSAPWSVGAQGHSNTSHGCLNVSPSNAVWFYDHSKRGDVVEIVNTVGSILPGTDGLGDWNIPWDVWRAGNANTGDR; this is encoded by the coding sequence ATGGCGCCTTTGCGCAGACGTCGATCGTGGCTGGCTGCCGCCATGGTCTTGGTTGCTGTGTTCGGTGTTGCCTGCAGCAGTGGGCCCAGTGCGCCCGTCGCCGCCAAAGTCATCGAAAACAAGGGCACACCGTTTGCCGACCTGCTGGTCCCCAAGCTCACCTCCTCGGTGACCGACGGCGCGGTCGGGGTCACCGTGGATGCGCCGGTGACGGTGAGCGTGGCCGACGGTGTGCTGGCCTCGGTCGCCATGGTCAACGACAACGGCCGCGCGATCGCCGGACAGCTCAGCCCGGACGGGCTGCACTGGCAGACCACCGAGCAACTCGGCTACAACCGGCGCTACACCCTGAACGCCAAGGCGACGGGGCTGGGTGGTGCGGTGACTCGCCAGATGAGTTTCCAGACCAGTTCGCCCGCGCACTTGACGATGCCGTATGTCGTGCCCAGCGACGGCGAGGTGGTGGGTATCGGGCAACCGGTCGCGATCCGGTTCGACGAGAACATCTCCGACCGCTCCGCGGCCGAGAAGGCCATCAAGATCACCACGAACCCTCCGGTCGAGGGGGCGTTCTATTGGCTGAACCGGCGTGAAGTGCGTTGGCGCCCAGAGCATTACTGGAAGCCCGGCACCAACGTCGATGTGGCGGTCAACACCTACGGCGTCGACCTGGGTGAAGGCATGTTCGGCGAGGACAACGTCAAGATGCACTTCACCATCGGTGACGAGATGATCGCGAGCGTCGACGATTCCACAAAGATCATCACGGTGCGGATCAACGGCGAAGTTGTTAAGACCATGCCGACCTCGATGGGCAAGGACAGCACCCCGACCAACAACGGGGTCTACATCGTCGGCGCCCGGTTCAAGCACATCATCATGGACTCGTCGACCTACGGTGTTCCGGTCAACTCGCCCAACGGCTATCGCACCGATGTCGACTGGGCCACGCAGATTTCCTACAGCGGCATTTTCGTGCACTCCGCGCCATGGTCGGTGGGCGCGCAGGGGCACTCGAACACCAGCCACGGCTGCCTGAACGTGAGTCCCAGCAACGCCGTGTGGTTCTACGACCACAGCAAACGCGGGGACGTCGTCGAGATCGTCAACACAGTGGGCAGCATCCTGCCCGGGACTGACGGCCTCGGCGACTGGAACATCCCCTGGGATGTGTGGCGCGCGGGCAACGCGAATACCGGCGATCGCTAG